In one window of Syngnathus typhle isolate RoL2023-S1 ecotype Sweden linkage group LG7, RoL_Styp_1.0, whole genome shotgun sequence DNA:
- the iqub gene encoding IQ and ubiquitin-like domain-containing protein — MSDEEVDTIIPPESEENTGEPQGEENQGQAGEERKNEALQESEDQGQPANQEEEEESLPGVSTFEAQGEPVNEEEPLPGVSTYEDQGEPVKEEPITGVITSDDQEEPVNEEEESLPRVSATEEQGEPVNEEERAKGTLPEDDPGQPGIESETLPGASTSEDQREPRSQVEQGNEPSSQVKTLADQGEPGNEEEIFSSEDQAEPRMEEDQAAETSAGVKTSDGGQERRLSESPSSEPHGAVAAGTAASSLEPRGAHAHSEQDDNPDVINVSLITGKRTLRLLNWEVDDSAPTEVSGGGGGGGGPPPAPQKALLGGYRHKLTGTEYHHAASQTPRRARPGRGVDVVSRDAQTAEQVLQAQQCDSSVTTQMTKVGCYISNMKDRLLSPGHYITADEYHHTRLKAVIRLQAHTRRWLSCRAVERLRRERERRLAWLDLQERRRHEERAEQLQDSHSRWMQPRKREDLNLLYKALEKWRSDKERQINATLRGAERKAALRSLLEQETQYIATIGRHGIAIRSNNYNKAVRKFLDKSSPAHRWRAADGRLIEMDTPDTIRARQLGDLYDCVAMSPVSPKQRLDILLCLKQTVEEHPCPLTRDIAELIGREEDLMRRQVKEANLEGLRKRLCTYFLQFIRTPGFNPEVAKHLKVPQSTAQLKNDVFLCHGCQRHLGSAHFRSCARSHLSRRCLDCTRLRNIAGSRDDFSCYKYMLKRLRDGELLLDKDNIIPFILQVEDMQYLVEVIWGSRSALSGCGDLYSLVLVRWDRRKDWSPWNCVLLCKDETDAHLLVEDLHKVYDVPVVRSVEHKHLLARRHYNQIPTMVAQSAKAAAAAAAAGATQKRGALGKGGK, encoded by the exons ATGTCAGACGAGGAGGTGGACACAATCATTCCTCCAGAATCAGAAGAGAACACAGGTGAACCACAAGGCGAGGAGAACCAGGGACAAGCAGGCGAGGAGCGTAAGAATGAAGCATTGCAAGAGTCAGAGGACCAAGGACAACCGGCAaaccaggaggaggaggaggagtcctTGCCAGGAGTAAGCACCTTTGAGGCGCAAGGAGAACCAGTCAATGAGGAGGAGCCCTTACCAGGGGTAAGCACCTATGAGGACCAAGGAGAACCAGTCAAGGAGGAACCCATAACAGGGGTGATCACCTCTGACGACCAAGAAGAACCAgtcaatgaggaggaggagtccTTACCAAGAGTAAGCGCCACTGAGGAGCAAGGAGAACCAGTGAATGAGGAAGAACGAGCAAAGGGGACCTTACCGGAGGATGACCCAGGACAACCAGGGATCGAGAGCGAAACCTTGCCAGGAGCAAGCACATCTGAGGACCAAAGGGAACCACGGAGCCAAGTGGAACAAGGGAATGAGCCCTCGTCGCAAGTCAAAACCTTAGCGGACCAAGGAGAACCAGGGAATGAGGAGGAGATTTTCTCCTCTGAGGACCAAGCAGAACCACGTATGGAAGAGGATCAGGCGGCTGAGACTTCTGCAGGAGTAAAGACCTCAGATGGAG GGCAAGAGCGGCGCCTCTCGGAATCTCCCAGTTCCGAGCCGCACGGTGCCGTCGCTGCGGGGACCGCCGCGTCGTCGTTAGAGCCGCGGGGCGCCCATGCCCATTCGGAGCAGGACGACAATCCCGACGTCATCAACGTGAGCCTGATAACCGGTAAGAGAACCTTGCGCCTGCTCAATTGGGAAGTCG ACGACAGCGCGCCGACCGAGGTgtcggggggcggcggcggcggcggcgggcctcCCCCCGCCCCGCAGAAGGCCTTGTTGGGCGGCTACAGGCACAAGCTGACCGGCACAGAGTACCACCACGCCGCCTCCCAGACCCCGCGCAGGGCCCGGCCCGGCCGAGGCGTGGACGTGGTCAGCCGAGACGCGCAG ACGGCCGAGCAGGTGCTGCAGGCGCAGCAGTGCGACTCCAGCGTCACCACGCAGATGACCAAGGTGGGCTGCTACATCTCCAACATGAAGGACAGGCTGCTCAGCCCGGGCCACTACATCACCGCCGACGAGTATCACCACACCCGGCTCAAAGCT GTGATCCGTCTGCAAGCGCACACCCGGCGCTGGCTGAGCTGCCGGGCGGTGGAGCGGCTGCGGCGGGAGCGCGAGCGCCGTCTGGCCTGGCTGGACCTCCAGGAGCGCAGGAGGCACGAGGAGCGGGCCGAGCAGCTTCAAGACAGCCACAGCCGCTGGATGCAACCGCGCAAGAGGGAGGACCTCAACTTGCTCTACAAGGCGCTGGAGA AGTGGCGGAGCGACAAGGAGCGTCAGATCAACGCCACGCTGCGGGGGGCCGAGAGGAAAGCCGCCCTGCGCTCGCTCCTGGAGCAGGAGACGCAGTACATCGCCACCATCGGACGCCACGGCATCGCCATCAGGAGCAACAACTACAACAAAGCCGTCAGGAAGTTCCTGGACAAG TCGTCGCCGGCGCACCGGTGGCGGGCGGCCGACGGCCGCCTGATCGAGATGGACACGCCCGACACCATCCGAGCCCGCCAACTGGGCGACCTCTACGACTGCGTGGCCATGTCGCCCGTCAGCCCGAAGCAGCGTCTGGACATCCTCCTCTGCCTCAAGCAAACTGTGGAG GAGCACCCGTGCCCGCTGACCCGAGACATTGCGGAGCTGATCGGCAGGGAAGAGGACCTGATGAGGCGGCAGGTGAAGGAGGCCAACCTGGAAGGCCTGCGCAAGAGGCTGTGCACGTACTTCCTGCAGTTCATCCGCACGCCGGGTTTCAACCCGGAGGTGGCCAAGCACCTCAAA GTGCCGCAGAGCACGGCGCAGCTGAAGAACGACGTGTTCCTGTGCCACGGCTGCCAGCGCCACCTGGGCTCGGCCCACTTCCGCTCCTGCGCCCGCTCCCACCTGAGCCGCCGCTGCCTGGACTGCACCCGGCTCAGGAACATCGCCGGCAGCCGCGACGACTTCTCCTGCTACAAGTACATGCTGAAGCGGCTGAGGGACGGCGAGCTTCTGCTCGACAAGGACAACATCATCCCTTTCATCCTGCAG GTGGAGGACATGCAGTACCTGGTGGAGGTCATCTGGGGGTCCCGCTCGGCCCTGAGCGGCTGCGGCGACCTGTACAGCTTGGTCCTGGTCCGCTGGGACCGCCGGAAGGACTGGAGCCCCTGGAACTGCGTCCTGCTCTGCAAAGACGAGACGGACGCTCACCTCCTGGTGGAGGACTTGCACAAG GTGTACGACGTGCCCGTGGTCCGCAGCGTGGAGCACAAACACCTGTTGGCGCGCCGCCACTACAACCAGATCCCCACCATGGTCGCCCAGTCGGCcaaagctgccgccgccgctgccgccgctggcGCCACCCAGAAGCGCGGAGCCCTCGGGAAGGGCGGGAAGTGA
- the hyal6 gene encoding hyaluronoglucosaminidase 6 — protein sequence MAWTGLWVLALGCWASWGARGDGQRPARAPLIPHRPFVVVWNAPTEPCRLRFRVDLDLRVFDIVANVNETLSGPNVTIFYHSHLGYYPYYSNGGLAVNGGLPQNQSLSKHLSKARGDIDKLIPHKDFRGLGVIDWENWRPQWVRNWGAKDIYRNKSKEQIRRLHPDWPESKVEKEAKESFERAGRAFMNGTLALAEARRPHGLWGFYLFPDCYNYGYKQRPPPMRRYTGECPNVEHVRNDHLMWLWKESSALYPSIYLDYELKSSPDAVKFVHYRVKEAMRIASIARPDLTLPVFVYSRPFYAYTFAVLSESDLVHTIGESAALGASGVVLWGSSEYARSQRNCVTVKTYIDGALGHYVVNVTSAAKLCSKALCKKNGRCVRKSLDSGAYLHLNPRSFSVRRRAAAAGPRFHVAGRLHRRDVLDMKHKFSCQCYQGWTGVHCEVPRVARPPGDLFSLLRRHISCLCTVTLLGICLLVKCLFV from the exons ATGGCGTGGACGGGGCTGTGGGTCCTGGCGCTGGGCTGCTGGGCGAGCTGGGGCGCCCGGGGGGACGGGCAGAGGCCGGCCCGGGCGCCGCTCATCCCTCACCGGCCCTTCGTGGTGGTGTGGAACGCTCCCACCGAGCCGTGCCGCCTGCGCTTCCGGGTGGACCTGGACCTGAGGGTCTTCGACATCGTGGCCAACGTCAACGAGACCCTGAGCGGGCCCAACGTGACCATCTTCTACCACAGCCACCTGGGCTACTACCCCTACTACTCCAACGGCGGGCTGGCCGTCAACGGCGGGCTCCCGCAGAACCAGAGCCTCTCCAAACATCTGAGCAAAGCCCGCGGCGACATCGACAAGCTGATCCCTCACAAGGACTTCCGAGGGCTGGGCGTGATCGACTGGGAGAACTGGAGACCCCAGTGGGTGCGCAACTGGGGCGCCAAGGACATCTACCGCAACAAGTCCAAGGAGCAGATCCGGCGGCTCCACCCCGACTGGCCCGAGAGCAAAGTGGAGAAGGAGGCCAAGGAGAGCTTCGAGAGGGCCGGGCGGGCCTTCATGAACGGGACGCTGGCCTTGGCCGAGGCTCGGCGCCCGCACGGCTTGTGGGGCTTCTACCTCTTCCCCGACTGCTACAACTACGGCTACAAGCAGCGGCCCCCGCCCATGCGGCGCTACACGGGCGAGTGCCCCAACGTGGAGCACGTGCGCAACGACCACCTGATGTGGCTGTGGAAGGAGAGCAGCGCCTTGTACCCGTCCATCTACCTGGACTACGAGCTCAAGTCCTCGCCCGACGCCGTCAAGTTCGTCCACTACCGGGTCAAGGAGGCCATGAGGATCGCCTCCATCGCGCGCCCTGACCTCACCTTGCCCGTCTTTGTCTACTCCAGACCCTTCTACGCCTACACCTTTGCCGTGCTGTCAGAG AGCGACCTGGTGCACACCATCGGCGAAAGCGCCGCCCTGGGCGCGTCCGGGGTCGTCCTCTGGGGTTCGTCCGAGTACGCCAGATCGCAG AGGAACTGCGTGACGGTCAAGACGTACATCGACGGCGCGCTGGGCCACTACGTGGTCAACGTGACGTCGGCCGCCAAGCTGTGCAGCAAAGCGCTGTGCAAGAAGAACGGCCGCTGCGTGCGCAAGAGCCTGGACTCGGGCGCCTACCTGCACCTCAACCCGCGATCCTTCAGCGTCCGCCGGCGGGCGGCGGCAGCGGGCCCCCGCTTCCACGTGGCTGGCCGCCTCCACCGCCGGGACGTCCTGGACATGAAGCACAAGTTCAGCTGCCAGTGCTACCAGGGCTGGACGGGGGTCCACTGCGAGGTTCCCCGGGTAGCCCGCCCGCCGGGGGACCTCTTCTCGCTCCTCCGCCGCCACATCTCCTGCCTGTGCACGGTGACGCTTCTGGGCATCTGTCTTCTCGTCAAGTGTCTCTTTGTCTAA
- the hyal4 gene encoding hyaluronidase-4 isoform X1: protein MAGGTPTGLRLALTVRLLLLLPHGGSAAQKPARPPLVGRRPFVAAWNAPLDMCAIKYNVSMELDGLFHIRGSPRADWTGQNVTIFYANRLGYYPRYTAQGEALHGGVPQNGSLDVHLLKAYRDIQHFIPARDFRGLAVIDWEFWRPQWSRNWHKKDVYRRQSRELTAKAYLNVTAAQVEELAQRRFEKSAQEFMQRTLQLGTRMRPDGLWGFYLYPDCHNYNLHEDGYTGLCPAPERLRNDELRWLWNSSTALFPSVAIRKAHGGSAGSLRFARHRVREALRVASLTSRDHELPVYVYLRLGYRDEPLTFLTTKDLVHTIGESAALGAAGFVIWGDLNLTTSRHNCSKVRWFLNHRLGQYITNVTRAAESCSHFLCQNNGRCVRRNPGARHYLHLDADSYSIRPGSDGSFVVGGRHSPRALQTLAEHFRCHCYEGHLGERCRSANEVPEDDAGRDLGDDERRRSEWEDEQADQGRSGASPAAGLAAGLLTLLMLLLNFRGTLETLECLLACWLLACYS from the exons ATGGCCGGCGGGACGCCCACGGGGCTTCGGCTCGCCCTGACCGTCCGGCTGCTTCTCCTGCTGCCGCACGGCGGGTCGGCGGCCCAGAAGCCCGCCCGGCCTCCCCTGGTGGGCCGGCGGCCCTTTGTGGCGGCCTGGAACGCGCCGCTGGACATGTGCGCCATCAAGTACAACGTCAGCATGGAGCTGGACGGCCTGTTCCACATCCGCGGCAGCCCCCGCGCCGACTGGACGGGCCAGAACGTGACCATCTTCTACGCCAACCGGCTGGGCTACTACCCGCGCTACACGGCGCAGGGCGAGGCGCTGCACGGCGGCGTCCCGCAGAACGGCAGCCTGGACGTGCACCTGCTCAAGGCCTACCGGGACATCCAGCACTTCATCCCCGCCCGAGACTTCCGCGGCCTGGCCGTCATCGACTGGGAGTTCTGGCGCCCCCAGTGGAGCCGCAACTGGCACAAGAAGGACGTGTACCGGCGGCAGTCGCGGGAGCTGACCGCCAAGGCCTACCTCAACGTGACGGCGGCGCAG GTGGAGGAGCTGGCGCAGCGGCGCTTCGAGAAGAGCGCCCAGGAATTCATGCAGCGCACGCTGCAGCTGGGCACGCGCATGCGCCCCGACGGCCTGTGGGGCTTCTACCTCTACCCGGACTGCCACAACTACAACCTGCACGAGGACGGCTACACGGGCCTGTGCCCGGCGCCCGAGCGCCTGCGCAACGACGAGCTGCGCTGGCTGTGGAACAGCAGCACGGCGCTCTTCCCGTCCGTGGCCATCCGCAAGGCGCACGGCGGCAGCGCCGGCAGCCTGCGCTTTGCCCGCCACCGCGTGCGCGAGGCGCTGCGCGTGGCCTCGCTCACCTCCCGCGACCACGAGCTGCCCGTCTACGTCTACCTGCGGCTGGGATACCGTGACGAGCCGCTCACCTTTCTCACCACG AAGGATCTGGTCCACACCATCGGCGAGAGCGCAGCGCTGGGGGCCGCCGGCTTTGTCATTTGGGGCGACCTCAACCTGACCACGTCGCGG CACAACTGCAGTAAGGTGCGCTGGTTCCTGAACCACCGGCTGGGCCAGTACATCACCAACGTGACGCGGGCGGCCGAGTCCTGCAGCCACTTCCTGTGCCAGAACAACGGGCGCTGCGTCCGCCGCAACCCCGGCGCACGCCACTACCTCCACCTGGACGCCGACAGCTACAGCATCCGCCCCGGCTCGGACGGCAGCTTCGTCGTCGGCGGGCGCCACTCGCCGCGGGCCCTCCAAACGCTGGCCGAGCACTTCCGCTGCCATTGCTACGAGGGCCACCTCGGGGAGCGCTGCCGTAGCGCCAACGAGGTGCCGGAGGATGACGCCGGCCGCGACCTCGGCGACGACGAGCGGCGGAGGAGCGAGTGGGAGGACGAGCAGGCGGACCAGGGCCGCAGCGGGGCGTCGCCCGCCGCGGGCCTGGCCGCCGGTCTCCTCACGCTTTTGATGCTCCTGCTGAACTTCCGAGGAACGCTCGAGACATTGGAATGTCTGTTAGCGTGCTGGCTGCTAGCGTGCTACAGCTAG
- the hyal4 gene encoding hyaluronidase-4 isoform X2 produces the protein MAGGTPTGLRLALTVRLLLLLPHGGSAAQKPARPPLVGRRPFVAAWNAPLDMCAIKYNVSMELDGLFHIRGSPRADWTGQNVTIFYANRLGYYPRYTAQGEALHGGVPQNGSLDVHLLKAYRDIQHFIPARDFRGLAVIDWEFWRPQWSRNWHKKDVYRRQSRELTAKAYLNVTAAQVEELAQRRFEKSAQEFMQRTLQLGTRMRPDGLWGFYLYPDCHNYNLHEDGYTGLCPAPERLRNDELRWLWNSSTALFPSVAIRKAHGGSAGSLRFARHRVREALRVASLTSRDHELPVYVYLRLGYRDEPLTFLTTHNCSKVRWFLNHRLGQYITNVTRAAESCSHFLCQNNGRCVRRNPGARHYLHLDADSYSIRPGSDGSFVVGGRHSPRALQTLAEHFRCHCYEGHLGERCRSANEVPEDDAGRDLGDDERRRSEWEDEQADQGRSGASPAAGLAAGLLTLLMLLLNFRGTLETLECLLACWLLACYS, from the exons ATGGCCGGCGGGACGCCCACGGGGCTTCGGCTCGCCCTGACCGTCCGGCTGCTTCTCCTGCTGCCGCACGGCGGGTCGGCGGCCCAGAAGCCCGCCCGGCCTCCCCTGGTGGGCCGGCGGCCCTTTGTGGCGGCCTGGAACGCGCCGCTGGACATGTGCGCCATCAAGTACAACGTCAGCATGGAGCTGGACGGCCTGTTCCACATCCGCGGCAGCCCCCGCGCCGACTGGACGGGCCAGAACGTGACCATCTTCTACGCCAACCGGCTGGGCTACTACCCGCGCTACACGGCGCAGGGCGAGGCGCTGCACGGCGGCGTCCCGCAGAACGGCAGCCTGGACGTGCACCTGCTCAAGGCCTACCGGGACATCCAGCACTTCATCCCCGCCCGAGACTTCCGCGGCCTGGCCGTCATCGACTGGGAGTTCTGGCGCCCCCAGTGGAGCCGCAACTGGCACAAGAAGGACGTGTACCGGCGGCAGTCGCGGGAGCTGACCGCCAAGGCCTACCTCAACGTGACGGCGGCGCAG GTGGAGGAGCTGGCGCAGCGGCGCTTCGAGAAGAGCGCCCAGGAATTCATGCAGCGCACGCTGCAGCTGGGCACGCGCATGCGCCCCGACGGCCTGTGGGGCTTCTACCTCTACCCGGACTGCCACAACTACAACCTGCACGAGGACGGCTACACGGGCCTGTGCCCGGCGCCCGAGCGCCTGCGCAACGACGAGCTGCGCTGGCTGTGGAACAGCAGCACGGCGCTCTTCCCGTCCGTGGCCATCCGCAAGGCGCACGGCGGCAGCGCCGGCAGCCTGCGCTTTGCCCGCCACCGCGTGCGCGAGGCGCTGCGCGTGGCCTCGCTCACCTCCCGCGACCACGAGCTGCCCGTCTACGTCTACCTGCGGCTGGGATACCGTGACGAGCCGCTCACCTTTCTCACCACG CACAACTGCAGTAAGGTGCGCTGGTTCCTGAACCACCGGCTGGGCCAGTACATCACCAACGTGACGCGGGCGGCCGAGTCCTGCAGCCACTTCCTGTGCCAGAACAACGGGCGCTGCGTCCGCCGCAACCCCGGCGCACGCCACTACCTCCACCTGGACGCCGACAGCTACAGCATCCGCCCCGGCTCGGACGGCAGCTTCGTCGTCGGCGGGCGCCACTCGCCGCGGGCCCTCCAAACGCTGGCCGAGCACTTCCGCTGCCATTGCTACGAGGGCCACCTCGGGGAGCGCTGCCGTAGCGCCAACGAGGTGCCGGAGGATGACGCCGGCCGCGACCTCGGCGACGACGAGCGGCGGAGGAGCGAGTGGGAGGACGAGCAGGCGGACCAGGGCCGCAGCGGGGCGTCGCCCGCCGCGGGCCTGGCCGCCGGTCTCCTCACGCTTTTGATGCTCCTGCTGAACTTCCGAGGAACGCTCGAGACATTGGAATGTCTGTTAGCGTGCTGGCTGCTAGCGTGCTACAGCTAG
- the LOC133157436 gene encoding hyaluronidase PH-20-like gives MSTSMSTSMLLRLLSCLILSVMTSPSPPSPTEPPPPPPPTEPPLIPGHPFVAIWNARTEQCQRLDIPLDTSAFQAVTTPASVPGQFLTIFYEDRLGLYPKMDLGRRARRQGGVPQNGNLTAHLLRARRQIHHDIAQDQSPGLAVIDWESWRPLWAQNWGAKRIYQKLSLASALQASPFSSLNQIFRLAVDQFQSAARSFMERTIRLGVGERPSRRWGFYLFPYCYNYGWDRDNYTGRCSAKSRQQNRELQWLWELSTAFFPSVYLHPALRNSPRAALYVRHRVREALRVAALPERRYTAPVYVYSRPLYRGQKGIFESAVDLVSTVGESAALGAAGVVMWGGSSDYNDKASCRSLSDYLRSTLNPYLANVTAAAALCGRALCQGRGRCVRRSYDAPVYLHLDAARFDILRGDDGKYVAVGLPSPEQRDAWARHFTCQCYAGQECEARLAPPPAAIQVIKV, from the exons ATGAGCACGAGCATGAGCACGAGCATGTTGTTGCGCTTGCTGTCCTGCCTCATCCTGAGCGTTATGACCTCGCCATCACCGCCGTCAcccaccgagccgccgccgccgccaccacccaccgagccgcccttgaTCCCCGGGCACCCTTTTGTGGCCATTTGGAACGCCCGCACTGAGCAGTGCCAGCGTCTGGACATCCCACTGGACACTTCGGCCTTCCAG GCGGTGACCACGCCGGCCTCGGTTCCAGGCCAGTTCCTGACCATCTTCTACGAGGACCGCCTGGGCCTCTACCCCAAGATGGACCTCGGCAGGAGGGCCCGCCGCCAGGGCGGCGTCCCTCAAAACGGCAACCTGACGGCACACCTGCTCAGGGCCAGGCGGCAAATCCACCACGACATAGCCCAGGACCAGTCCCCCGGTCTGGCCGTCATAGACTGGGAGTCCTGGCGCCCCCTGTGGGCTCAGAACTGGGGGGCCAAGCGCATCTACCAAAAGCTGTCCTTGGCCAGCGCCTTGCAAGCATCCCCGTTCTCATCCCTGAATCAAATCTTCCGGTTGGCCGTAGATCAGTTCCAGAGCGCCGCCAGGAGCTTCATGGAGAGAACCATCCGTCTGGGAGTCGGGGAGCGCCCCAGCCGCCGCTGGGGCTTTTACCTCTTCCCTTACTGCTACAACTACGGCTGGGACAGGGACAACTACACGGGCCGCTGCTCGGCCAAGTCCCGCCAGCAGAACCGGGAGCTGCAGTGGTTGTGGGAGCTCAGCACCGCCTTCTTCCCATCCGTCTACCTGCACCCCGCCCTGAGGAACTCGCCCCGGGCGGCTCTCTACGTGCGGCACCGGGTGCGCGAGGCCTTGAGGGTGGCGGCGCTGCCCGAACGCCGCTACACCGCGCCCGTCTACGTCTACTCCAGACCCCTGTATCGAGGCCAGAAGGGGATTTTTGAGAGCGCT GTGGATCTGGTGAGCACGGTGGGCGAGTCGGCCGCTCTCGGGGCCGCCGGCGTGGTCATGTGGGGCGGGAGCAGTGACTACAATGACAAG GCCTCCTGCCGGTCGCTGTCCGACTACTTGAGGTCCACGCTCAACCCGTATCTCGCCAACGTGACGGCGGCGGCCGCGTTGTGCGGCCGGGCCCTCTGCCAGGGGCGCGGGCGCTGCGTCCGGCGGAGCTACGACGCGCCCGTCTACCTCCACCTGGACGCCGCCCGCTTTGACATCCTGCGAGGCGACGACGGGAAGTACGTGGCCGTGGGCCTGCCGTCCCCCGAACAGCGTGATGCCTGGGCCCGCCACTTCACGTGTCAGTGCTACGCCGGACAAGAGTGCGAGGCGCGACTGGCGCCGCCGCCCGCTGCCATCCAGGTCATCAAGGTGTGA
- the LOC133157525 gene encoding hyaluronidase-1-like, translating to MKLKAHHCAQLLASGRREGQPSCRRSRLCRSLARRKLRHPRGEPSRPVSQPARRVRTYATPSFPHLHQEGERGSSSGLWTTSSQASQASQACPRTICQLLRVQTAAGSLTMAPNAAHLLTALVLLGSGRASESPPPPRTSPPIEWDRPFLLAWNAPTELCESRFGLPLDLSHFHLVSSTLRSATNQSVSIFYTDRFGIVPYVDQDTGEFVDKGLPQLVDLRDHRELAEDDVEFYIPADRPGLAVLDLEEWRPQWVRNWGSKDVYRQLSVQRVREKNGGSLSEQQAEARAKAVFEDAAKRYFLRSLLLGKQLRPKRLWGYYLYPDCYNYNYKQDLATFTGECPDIEMQRNDELWWLWRHSTALYPSIYLEAALRDSAQARSFVRHRLLEAARVAALNHASYAIPVYAYVRPVYKDSADQYMSERDLVSTIGEAAALGAAGVVSWGDMDVVKSEDSCFNARRHLDHVMNPYILNVTTATRMCSAALCQGRGRCVRKRWDDDVYLHLDPRRFRIWRRRRAGPLVVSGSLSQEDVEQFERHFDCTCYDEQPCRSATTLNVLHDDGHN from the exons ATGAAGTTGAAAGCGCACCATTGTGCTCAACTGCTTGCATCCGGACGGAGGGAAGGACAGCCAAGCTGTCGACGGTCGCGATTGTGTCGCTCGCTGGCAAGAAGGAAGCTCCGTCATCCGAGAGGTGAGCCAAGCCGCCCA GTTTCCCAACCTGCTCGACGAGTCCGGACTTACGCCACACCGTCATTTCCTCATCTTCATCAGGAAGGTGAGAGAGGAAGCTCATCTGGGCTTTGGACGACATCCAGCCAAGCCAGCCAAGCCAGCCAAGCGTGCCCGAGGACAATTTGCCAGCTCCTGAGAGTCCAAACGGCGGCAGGCAG CTTGACGATGGCCCCGAACGCGGCCCACCTGCTCACCGCTTTGGTGCTGCTGGGTTCCGGGCGGGCCTCggagtcgccgccgccgccgcggacgTCGCCGCCCATCGAGTGGGACCGCCCGTTCCTGTTGGCGTGGAACGCGCCCACCGAGTTGTGCGAGAGTCGCTTCGGCCTCCCGCTGGACCTGTCGCACTTCCACCTGGTGAGCAGCACGCTGAGGTCGGCCACCAACCAGAGCGTCTCCATCTTCTACACGGACCGCTTCGGGATCGTCCCCTACGTGGACCAAGACACGGGTGAGTTTGTGGACAAGGGCCTGCCCCAGCTGGTGGACCTCCGGGATCACCGCGAGCTGGCCGAGGACGACGTCGAGTTCTACATCCCCGCCGACCGGCCGGGCCTGGCCGTGCTGGACCTGGAGGAGTGGCGCCCGCAGTGGGTCCGCAACTGGGGCAGCAAAGACGTCTACCGGCAGCTCTCGGTCCAGAGGGTGAGGGAAAAGAACGGCGGCAGCTTGTCGGAGCAGCAGGCGGAGGCGCGAGCCAAGGCGGTGTTTGAGGACGCCGCCAAGCGCTACTTCCTGCGCTCGCTGCTGCTCGGGAAGCAGTTGAGACCCAAACGCCTGTGGGGCTACTACCTCTACCCCGACTGCTACAACTACAACTACAAGCAG GACCTGGCGACTTTCACCGGCGAGTGTCCCGACATCGAGATGCAGCGCAACGACGAGCTCTGGTGGCTGTGGCGCCACTCCACCGCCCTCTACCCCTCCATCTACCTGGAGGCGGCGCTGCGGGACTCGGCGCAAGCGCGCAGCTTTGTGCGCCACCGCCTGCTGGAAGCCGCCAGGGTGGCGGCGCTGAACCACGCCTCCTACGCCATCCCCGTCTACGCCTACGTCCGCCCCGTTTACAAGGACAGCGCGGATCAGTACATGTCGGAG AGGGATCTGGTCAGCACCATCGGCGAAGCGGCCGCCCTGGGTGCCGCCGGCGTGGTTTCCTGGGGGGACATGGACGTGGTCAAAAGCGAG gACTCGTGTTTCAACGCCCGGCGCCACCTGGACCACGTGATGAACCCGTACATCCTCAACGTCACCACGGCGACCAGGATGTGCAGCGCGGCGCTGTGCCAGGGCCGCGGCCGCTGCGTTCGCAAGCGGTGGGACGACGACGTCTACCTGCACCTGGACCCGCGCCGCTTCCGCATctggcggcgccgccgcgccggcCCGCTGGTGGTGAGCGGCAGCCTGTCCCAGGAGGACGTGGAGCAATTTGAGCGCCATTTTGACTGCACGTGCTACGATGAGCAGCCGTGCCGCTCGGCCACCACCCTCAACGTCCTCCATGACGACGGCCACAACTGA